The proteins below are encoded in one region of Chaetodon trifascialis isolate fChaTrf1 chromosome 11, fChaTrf1.hap1, whole genome shotgun sequence:
- the LOC139338372 gene encoding NAD-dependent protein deacylase sirtuin-5, mitochondrial-like: protein MLLQSRAAFALGLRMCSTNVTSRGPLIDTARPSSDMSEFRKAFSKAKHIAIITGAGVSAESGVPTFRGENEKWRKWQSQDLATPEAFSRDPSRVWEFYHYRREMALNKKPSAAHVAIAECEARLKKQGRSVVVITQCIDDLHRQAGSKHVLKVHGSLMETRCVSCGEVTVNKRSPICAALKDKGAPDPDVADAQIPVDKLPRCDESDCHGLLRPNVVFFGETLDSHILTKVEKEMETCDLCLVVGTSSIVYPAAMFGPQIASRGIPVAEFNTHTTPKTEYFTYHFQGPCGTTLPPALARHESEVI from the exons ATGCTCCTCCAAAGTCGAGCTGCGTTTGCGCTTGGTCTGCGCATGTGCTCCACTAATGTGACGTCCAGAGGACCCTTGATAGACACAGCAAGGCCCAGCTCAG ACATGTCTGAATTCCGCAAAGCCTTTTCCAAAGCCAAGCACATAGCAATCATCACGGGGGCAGGTGTGAGCGCAGAGAGCGGAGTACCAACCTTCAGGGGAGAAAATGAGAAGTGGAGGAAGTGGCAATCTCAG GATCTGGCGACTCCAGAGGCCTTCTCTCGCGACCCGTCTCGGGTCTGGGAGTTCTACCATTACAGGAGGGAGATGGCTTTGAACAAGAAGCCCAGTGCTGCCCATGTGGCGATAGCGGAGTGCGAGGCCCGGCTGAAGAAGCAGGGACGCTCCGTGGTCGTCATCACCCAGTGCATAGACGACCTCCACCGGCAGGCGGGGTCCAAACATGTGCTCAAGGTTCATG GCAGTCTGATGGAGACGCGCTGTGTGAGCTGCGGAGAAGTGACCGTGAACAAACGAAGCCCCATATGTGCTGCCCTAAAGGACAAAGG GGCACCTGACCCAGATGTTGCTGATGCCCAGATTCCTGTGGACAAACTGCCAAG GTGtgacgaaagcgactgccacgGTCTGCTGAGGCCCAACGTCGTGTTTTTTGGAGAAACTCTGGATTCTCACATCCTTACCAAGGTGGAAAAGGAGATGGAAACCTGCGATCTCTGTCTAGTG GTGGGCACGTCTTCAATCGTTTACCCCGCAGCCATGTTTGGCCCCCAGATAGCGTCCAGGGGCATCCCAGTGGCAGAattcaatacacacacaacaccaaaGACTGAGTACTTCAC GTACCATTTCCAGGGCCCGTGTGGGACTACGCTGCCTCCAGCTTTGGCGCGACATGAGTCAGAGGTTATTTAA